The sequence TTTTGCATTACTCAAACCAATAGCACGCAATTTTTCATCCGGAGTGGAGAGAACTTGCGACAATTCAGGATCCTTGCCATTGTACAAATCCAGAAATCGCTGATAAATAACAGCAGCCACTTTCGTACTTAACTGCTGGCTCATTATACTTGCCATTAATCGGACAGGCACATTCTTCCTTTTCGTTATTTTCAGGGGCCCTGCCTGCAACAGCGGTTTCAGTTTTTTGTCTTTTTGTAAGTGATTCAGGTAATCCATTCGAGAAAGTTAGTTAATTTACTTTTTACAAAATCTGCAAAATGACAAAGAAAGTTTTCTTGTTTACCTCGCTCCTTTTATTGGCAACTACTTTCTGCTTTTCACAAACCGGCCCTGAAAAACAAATTAGGAAAATCCTGACTGAACAAACTGAAGCTTGGAATCGCGGAGATATTGATGCATTTATGAAAGGATACTGGAAAAGTGACAGTCTTTTGTTTGTAGGAAAAAACGGGCCCACTTATGGATTTACCAATACACTGAACAATTACAAAAAAAGCTACCCCAATAAGGATTATATGGGAACGCTGCAGTTTACGCTGTTAGAAGTAAAACCATTGGCTAAACAATTGTGGATGGTTTTAGGAAAATGGGAATTAATAAGAAAAGCAGGAAATGTAAGCGGGCACTATACTATCCTATTTAAAAAGATAAACGGTGAATGGGTCATCGTTATGGACCATAGCAGTTAGAACATTCACATTGCTATGTAGTACTCATGAATTGGGCCTACAAATAAAAAGAACTTGCTGTGTAAAGAAAGATAAGCTACCGCTCAAAATGAATAGGTTTACTCCAAAGTTTAATCAGCCAGCGCATCAGGAAGAAAAAGCTGATCAAAAACCAGCAATAGAAAACAATATTGCCTGTGGTAATTTTATCATGGAAAAAAGCATGGTCATACATGATTCCCGCGGTTGAATTAATGGCCAACCAGAATAAACCAACAGATAGTGTATTAACGATTCTTAATAGGTATTCACGTACGCCTGGCTCCAAAGTAATGGTTTTGTAATATTACAAGTAAACTAGGATTTTGTTGAAAGCTAGTCAAAGCTTTGATTGCTGGCTGCCGCTAATTTCAGAATTCGGTCAAACTGTGCAGGGGTTAAATCATTATAGAAGTAATAAATAGGATCTAGCTGTATGCCATTTTTGTGTACTTCATAATGCAAATGCGGACCAGTGCTCTTTCCGGTAGAACCCACATATCCAATCACTTCTCCTCTTTTTACACGCGCACCTACTCTTGCCTTAATTCGAACCATATGGGCATATAGGGTCTCGTAACCAAATCCATGGTTTATGACAACCCTGTTCCCGTATCCGCCAGTATTAAAACCAGCGTCTTTGATCACCCCGTCTGCTGTTGCATAAATAGGGGTACCAATAGGTGCTGTAAAGTCTAATCCAGGATGCAATCGACGGTCTTTGTATACGGGATCAATACGATAACCAAAGCCTGATGAAACCCTATTTAATTGCCGGTTACTTATGGGTTGTATGGAGGGGATAGCCGCAATCAACTTCTCTTTGTTTTTTACCATATTCTCTATGGCATTGAAAGATTTAAGCTGGTAAGCCATACGAAGACTCAGATTATTCAGCTGGGCAGCCATACTGGTTACCAACTCTGTTTCACCCATACTTTGCACTAATTGAACTTCCTTCTTTTTCTCCATTTCCTTAACCCTTGCGCTATCGGGAATGGGATTAGATTCGAATATGGAACGGTACACATAATTGTCCCGGTTGGCAATTTCATCCATCTGAAGCTGTAATTGCTTAATTCTTTCCTCCATTACCTTATAATTCTGCCTTAAATCGTCGTTTTGCTGTCTTAGTAATTTCTCTTTGGGTGAATCTATGTATCTAAAAGTGATAGCAAAAATGAGAATACCTGTAACTATCGAAGCGGCTATATAACCTAATACCTGAAGCAACCTAACCCTTAGTGGGGTGGTTAGCTTCTCAAAGCGCATATTATGCGTATTATAGTAGTATTTTACCTTTTTCATGATCGGTTTTCAGCCCCTTAAATCCGTACCTTTGCCCTCTTAAT is a genomic window of Sediminibacterium sp. TEGAF015 containing:
- a CDS encoding YybH family protein, producing the protein MTKKVFLFTSLLLLATTFCFSQTGPEKQIRKILTEQTEAWNRGDIDAFMKGYWKSDSLLFVGKNGPTYGFTNTLNNYKKSYPNKDYMGTLQFTLLEVKPLAKQLWMVLGKWELIRKAGNVSGHYTILFKKINGEWVIVMDHSS
- a CDS encoding M23 family metallopeptidase, whose translation is MKKVKYYYNTHNMRFEKLTTPLRVRLLQVLGYIAASIVTGILIFAITFRYIDSPKEKLLRQQNDDLRQNYKVMEERIKQLQLQMDEIANRDNYVYRSIFESNPIPDSARVKEMEKKKEVQLVQSMGETELVTSMAAQLNNLSLRMAYQLKSFNAIENMVKNKEKLIAAIPSIQPISNRQLNRVSSGFGYRIDPVYKDRRLHPGLDFTAPIGTPIYATADGVIKDAGFNTGGYGNRVVINHGFGYETLYAHMVRIKARVGARVKRGEVIGYVGSTGKSTGPHLHYEVHKNGIQLDPIYYFYNDLTPAQFDRILKLAAASNQSFD